TTGACGCGATGAAGCGTGAAAATCCCGACTTTATTATTTCCTTAGGTGATTTTTGTTTCCCAAAAGCCGAAAATAAAGAATTAATGGATATCTGGAGTGGTTTTACAGGAGAAAGGCACTTTGTCATCGGCAATCATGATACTGATGGCGGATTCACAAAAAAACAGGTAACCGATTTCTGGAATAGCCCTGCTCCATACTATTCGTTTGACAAACAGGGATTTCATTTTGTTATCCTAGATGGTAATGAAAAAAGCCAAACCAAGAAAATTGAAGGTTACCCCCGCAGTATCAGTCAGCAGCAATTGGAATGGTTAAAAAAAGATATCGGAAGTACCAAAAACCGGGTGATCATCTTTTGCCATCAAGGGTTGGACAATGACGATGGTGGATTGGAAAATGGAATGGCCGTAAGGTACCTGTTAGAGCAGCTGAATATCGAAGCCGGATTCAATAAGATTTTACTTGTCCTGACTGGCCACCACCATCTCAACTATCATAATGAGATCAATGGAATTCACTATGTACAAATCAATAGCGCCTCCTATTACTGGGCCGGTGATACATTTGAAAGCAAAGCATTTGATGGGGAGTTCTACAAAAAGCATAACATTCTAAGACGGACATTGGTCTATCAAGATCCTATCTGGGCAACTGTTAGCATAGATCATAAAAAAAATATCCATATCCAAGGAGCTGAAACCACAATGGCCGGAATCCCCTTGTCTCAGGTAGGTATAGATATCCACAAAGATGTATATCCCATCAGTTCAAAGATCGATGACAGGCACCTGCGGTACTAACCGCAATCTATCGCTAGTGTGGTAATGTAATGGTCAAAAAGAGTGCTTACCATCTTTTTGGCCATTCTTATTATAACCCCGCAAACCGCATATTCGCTGGATAATACAACTTAAAAAATGAATAAATAAAGTTTTGAAAAATATAATAGGAGTAATACCTTTGTGTTGTTTATAATTAATCTAATTAAGAATGCAAACCAGCATGAATAAAATTATCATCTACCTCCTGTTGTTCATTCCGGGCACCCTCCTAGCCCAAGGACAGCACAAAGCCGAAGTTTACGGCAAAATTTTCTCTTCAGATGGCAAACCCATCCCGGGAATAACAGTGAAATTGCTTCCTCAGGACATCACAGTATCCTCCCGAACCAATGGCTCTTATCAATTTAAATCTTTAAAACCCGGACCTGCACGGCTTGAAATATCGGCTGTAGGCCTACAATCTTTAGTTCGAGAAATTCAGATTGCAGACGACAAAAATAGGATTTCAGATATTTACCTCAACGAGAACCAATCTACCCTACAGGAGATTGTCATTAATGGGAATGGAGCTAATAAATACACAAAAAAACAGAGCCTCTATGTATCGAAAATGCCACTTAACAATCTCGAAAACTCCCAGTCCTATACCGTCATTACTAAAGAATTATTAAAAAGCCAGCTTAATACCAATTACGATGATGCTTTGGCAAATGTTTCAGGTATAGACAAATTATGGGCTTCAACAGGCAGACCCGGTGATGGAGTCACCTATTATACACTACGGGGCTTTAGCACACAGGTCGCAATGGTCGATGGTGTAGTTGGCATCGCCAGTACCAGCCCCGACCCAGCCAATCTCGAGTCTATCGAAGTTATCAAAGGGCCATCAGGTTCGCTTTATGGCGGTGCAGCTGTTGGCTTTGGTGGACTCATCAATAATATTACCAAGAAGCCTCTGGATACTGTCGGCGGCCGTGTCAATTATCTATTCGGCAGCTATGCACAGCATCGTGTCACAGCGGATGTATATGGACCGCTGACAACGGACAAAAAACTTTTAGGTCGTGTGAATACAGCTTTCTCAAATGTTGGTAATTATCAGGATGCTGGTTTTAACAGATCCTTTTTTATCGCACCGTCGTTACTTTACCGACCAAATGAAAAACTGGACATTCAATTATATGTCGATCTTTTTCAAAGTAAGGCGACCAATCCTTTAATGGTATTTCTCAATCGTTCTCGCCAGCTTTTTGCCAGAACACCTGATGAACTACAATTTGATTTCAATAAATCGTATACCAACGACGATGTGACCTTTAAAAATCCAACCACGAATGTACGAGGCAATGTGACCTACCGCTTCAACGAACAGTGGACATCGAATACCACAGTAAACTATAATCGACGCAAGTCAGATGGCTATTTTCAATATATCATGTACCTTCAGGAAAAAAATGATACATTGATCGACCGCTATGTTGCTGATCAGAATTATACTGCCAATAACTTCAATGCACAGCAAAATTTTGTGGGAGACTTTCATATTGGTGAACTTCGAAACAGATTGCTTGTCGGCGTTGACTATCTTTACCAACAAGCTGAAAGTCATAATTCACCTTATATTTTATTTGATCAGCTCAACACCTCAATTGATGATCCCAGATATACCAGATTCAATGCCGCAAATATTGAAGCTGCCATAGCAGCTTCAACTGGGGTCAAGACAAACACAAGAAGCCGCAATCAGGTTTTGGGCGCCTATGTCTCCGATATATTGGATCTTACACCGCAGTTACATCTGAATGTTGCTTTACGCGTGGATTACTTTGACAATAAGGGAACTTATAATTTTGATAAAGACACCACGATGGGGGCTTATAATCAAACTGCTTTTTCTCCTCGTGCGGGTTTAGTGTATGAATTTGTCAAAGATAAAGTGTCATTTTTTGCCAATTATCAAAATGGATTTAAGAATGTAGCCCCAATCCCGCCACCACATCCAAGTGTATCGGGAGACTTTAAACCGCAACAGGCCTCACAATGGGAAACCGGGGTTAAATTTAACCTACTCAACAATAAACTTGGTCTAACGGCAAGTTACTACGACATCACTGTTGATAATATGCTGCGTACTGAATCAAGGGTTATTGATGGACAGACCTACAATATTACTGTTCAAGATGGAACCCGTCTGAGCCGCGGTATAGATTTTGATTTAACAGCCGCCCCTATCCAAGGTTTGAATGTTATATTCAGTTATAGCTTTAACGACAGCAAAACAACAAAAGCGGCTGCAAGTGTGAATAATTTGCGACCAACAGAAGCTGGACCAAAACATCTTTCGAATTTATGGGCCAACTATATTGTACAAAAAGGAACATTAAAGGGTTTCGGTATCGGAGCAGGACTCAATTACGCAAGTGAGAATCTAATTACAAACAGTGTACCTACTGGCATTTTTACTTTACCCTCCTATATGCTATTCAATGCAAGCCTTTCCTACGGTTATAAGCAATTTGAATTTGCTGTAAAGGGGAATAACCTGACCAATCAAACCTATTTCAAAGGTTGGACCACTGTAAATCCTCAAATGCCGAGAAATATTCTAGGTAGTGTAGCCTATCAATTTTAATGAAAGGAACAAGAGCTAAAGACACAGAAAAGGGGCGATATATCGTCCCTTTTCTGTGTCTTTAGCTCTTATTGCATTCCAACTTACTTCTACACAGTATGATTTATAACCACGACTGTTATGGTAGTTGAATCAAAAACTCGTCTTTCGGCAATCTAAATTTTTTCAATTTCAATAACCAATCCTCCTCACCCAGGCGATAACCTAATGGTAGCAAAACAACACTTTTTAAGCCTTTTTTATCCAAGCCCAGTAATTTATCCAATTCGACGTTAGAAAATCCTTCCATCGGTGTAGCGTCTACTTTCAATTCTGCGGCTTGAGCAATAGCCATTCCAAAAGAAATATAAGCTTGTTTAGCTGCATGTGCAGCCTGCTGTTCTTCAGTAAGTGCAGCGAACATCTCTTTCAACCTATTTTTATATTCGTCGGTTGTATCCAACGGGAGGCCTCTATGGTTGTTCATATGATCAAAAGTCGCATCAATGCGTTCGTCTGTGTATTTATCCCATGCCGCAAAAATCAGGAGATGTGAGCTTTCTGCAATTATTTGCTGCCCCCAAGCAACAGGTACAATCTGCTCTTTCAACTGTTGATCCGTGATCAGCACAACACGAAACGGTTGCAAACCAGAGGAACTCGGTGCCATACGCGCTGCTTCGATAATTTTGTCTACGTCATTCTGATCAACTTTCTTTGTTGAATCGTATTTTTTGGTTGCATAACGCCATTCAAGTGTTTCTAATAATGCCATTTTCTTTTGTTTATTTACTGTCTATTTTATTTTTCAACGTCCTAATATTAGGTTGTTATCTATTATAAATTTGATAAAAAAAATTAGATCTGGAAATAGTGTTCGAACGATTGTCCATATTTTTAAATTTTTATTTATATCATAAATATAGTAAATATTTAGATGTTCAAACATTTAAAAGAATTTAATGACAAAATTGTGTTTGGATTCTAGTAAAGTTGATCTTTCACACATTTCTGATGATTAGTGGCTCATTATACTAACGCCTTTTTTTCGCAAAAGGATTAAAAGAAAGTCCGACGTTCACATAAAAAGATGGATCTGCAGAAGCTTCCCAAACATAATTATTTTGACGTTCACTTTTTTCAAATACTCTTGACCTTGGAATGGTCTTCATACCTGATTTGACTGTTGCAATAAATGATCTTCCCAAATTATGTTCGTAGGTCAATCCTGAATTAATCTCCATCTGATTAAGGGTATAAACCTTATCTGACCCCAAAAAGTCATAGAGATAAAATATCGTAGTATTGAGGTCCGTGCCCAGTGAAAGTCGACCATTCCGCAACATCGTTTTACGTACAAAAGCGCCTTTTGGTAATAACACATCTACCATCCAACCATCAGCATACTGTTGCTTATAGGTAAAGGTGGGAATAACAGGAACAATAGCCCCCGGATCCACAAAACCCAACAATCCGATTGTCACTTGTACATCCTTCGACGCCTTTAATACTAAAGTTCCAGTCAACATGCCCCGCACCCGTTCAATCCCCTTTTCACTTCCATCCGTCATGATACTGGCCGAATAAATAGCCATTTTACCAAATAACTTTGAGAAGTAAGAGAAATTAAGCGATTCATAATGGTAATGGAAATCCTTTGAACGCATTTTTAAAGGTTGTGCGCTTAAATCCGATTCTTGTAGATTCAATGTGGTATACTGATATCCAAGGCTAGTCCCCAAAGCCCAGTTACGCCGGTTTAAAAAATTGACATTTAAACTCCCCCCAGCCTGATGGAATGATTCCACCCTACCTTGGGTGCTGGCAGCCCCCTTAGCGTTAGCTGAATATTTGTAGCCGCTATTGTATTCATAACTTAGATTCAGTACTCTCGCTGCGGGAAATTTGTCAGCAACAATGGCCTGTACTTTTTGGGGAATACTGTCTTTTGTCTGTGCGGAAGCACTGCATATCAGGGCAAAGCTCCCAAACAACACGAAACTCTTTTTCATTTGGATATTTGTTTTTGTCTATCTATTCTTTTTCAATTAAATACTCCGCGAAAACTGCTCTTTTGGAAATCCGAGCTGAGCTTTAGCTTGTTACAAGAATAGATCAATTGGGTACGCCCATTTATTTTTTTATACAAAAGGGTCAATATTTTATACAAAAACAAGCGCTGTTAAAACGGTTCCTCCCCAGCCTAATTACTGAATTTACTTTAGTATAAAAAAAAGCGGTCTTCGTATAAAAGAAAGCCATTTTGAAACAAAAAAAATTACTTTTGCTGAATTAGGGTCAGTAATCCAGATCAATATGCAAGACTGCAACAATCGTATTATTTTACGCTACTTAACGGAAAAGAAGTTCAGGCATTTACGACATGGCCTGTTTTTGGTTGGCCTGCTTATTCTTTTTGCCAATGCCAATACAAATAACCAATTTCTGGGTAACTATAAAACCTACTTCTCTTTGGCACTCTGGACGGTTTTCGTGGCCATGTTTTATATCAATATGTATGTGTTGATCCCGCAGTATTTTTTCAAGGGAAAATATGAAATCTATACCATCTTGCTTATTCTGCTGGTGACAGCGAGCCTACTCGTGGTCATGCAAATTGCGATATATATTTTTAGTATCCATATCCCGACGATCGAAAGACAACGAACCAATACAATGGGTTTTGTCAGCGGTTTATTTATCTGTATTCCCATTATCTTGACCACCACCACTTTTAAGCTCTTTAAGCGTTGGATCGAGGATAATAAACGTATTTCAGATCTAAAAAACCTGGCGTTGACAACGGAGTTAAATGCGTTAAAGAATCAGATTCAGCCACATTTTTTGTTTAATATGCTCAACAATGTGAAGGCATTAATTCGGAAAGACCCCAGTATGGCCACCGAGGTTATTATCAAACTTTCCGATTTTTTGCGCTATCAGCTCTATGAAAACGATACAGATAAAACGCTTTTAAAATCCGAAATAAACTTTATTTTCAATTTTCTAAAACTTGAGGAAATACGTCGGGATAACTTGAGAACGTCATTGTCCTGCACGGCGGAATTAGAAAGGCAAAGTATTTTCCTGCCGCCACATCTTTTTACTGCCTTTATCGAGAACGCGATCAAACATAGCGTGAACTTACGTGACGAGCATACGTTTATTGCCATTCATTTTACGCAGACAGATGAACAACTTTGTTTCGAATGTGAAAATTCGATCGATCCAGATCTTTCGAATACCCGTTCTAAGTATGGTGGACTGGGATTAGTCAATGCCAAACGACGGCTGGATTTGCTGTATGGTGATAATTACGAACTTACAATATCAAAAAATGACCTGCTGTATCAGGTAAAATTAAAAATTCCATTATGAATTGTATCATTGTAGATGATGAACCCTTAGCAAGGGAAGAAATGAGAAATCTGGTCGAAGAAATTTCAGCTATAGAAATTATGGGTGAGTTTTCCAATGCCCTATCTGCTATGGAATATCTTGCGACCACATCTGTTGATCTCATTTTTCTCGATATCGAGATGCCTACTGTCAATGGATTGGATTTTGCACAATCCTTACCTAAGGATGTGCTGGTGATACTGACGACAGCCTATACACAATATGCCTTGAGGGGTTTTGAACTGGATGCACTCGACTACCTCCTTAAACCTATCAAAAAAGATCGCTTGGCCAAGGCAATCGATAAAGCGCTGACCTATAAAAATCTGCTCAATTTAAAGGAAAATCAAAGCACCTTTGAAGATGCGAATGAAGATGCTGTATTTATCAAATCGGATCGAAAATACTACAAGATCTTATTTGGCGATATTCGATTTATTGAGGCACTCAAAGATTATGTTGTTATTTATACGCGCACTAATAAACTTATTACGGCAATGAATCTAAAAACAATGCATCAAAAACTACCAGCCCATATATTTGTTCGGGTTAGCAAATCCTATTTGATCAATTTGTCTTTTATTGATTCTTTTGACAACCATACGATATACATTGACAAGTTCGAGATCCCGATTGGCGAGATTTATCGCGAGCCGTTTTTTAAGCAATATACAGGCGGGCTATTGTAAGATCGTCTGTACTGTGCTTTGAATAGCATTAGGCCAATACAAAGCGATCTAGAAAATCTACTTTTATACCATGCTTATGCAGCAAAGCTGTCAGTAGATCAACGGAACATTCTTCTGTTTCTACCCGAAATATAGCGTCTTCGTCATCCAGATCCAAGGTCGCCGACTGTATCTGTGGCAGGTGGAGCTTTAACAACTGCATCAGGAACGTCTTCTTCTCTTTTGTTCGCACAGAGCTTTTAAAAATTAATATCTGCTTTGCTTTCATTTTGTAAATTTAAAATTGTATCCACCTTCTTCTCGGTTTATATTTATCCGGGATTTTCACAAATCTATTATTTCAGGCTTTCACTGGCTGGGATTTTATACGAAAGCAGGCGTTTATTATACCAAAGGTCTGAGCCAGATCGCCCCCCTACTTTTCTTTATCTGATTATCTATTTTTTTTAAGACCTTTGTATATCTTTAATTGAACAAGCAAATACAAAAAGCAGGATGTCTATTACCAACGAGAACGAATTGACCGGAATGCAAAAAGCGAGTGCGGCAGTTGCCCAGACGCTTAAAGCGATGTGCGACTATGCTAAGGTGGGCATGTCAACCAAAGAATTGGATGAGTACGGGGCGAAGATATTAGAACAATTTGGTGCAAAGTCAGCACCAGCGCTGACCTATAACTTTCCGGGTTGGACATGTATCAGTGTAGACAACGAGTTTTGCCACGGCGTTCCGTCTGCGGATCGCTTATTACAGGAAGGAGAACTTATCAATATCGATGTATCAGCGGAACTAGATGGTTTTTGGGCTGATAATGGGGCTTCTTTTGTGGTTGGTGAGGATATTCATCATCATCAAAAATTGGTGGACGCTTCAAAGGAAATACTTCAAAAAACGATAAAAAATATACGTGGTGGTGTTAAAATTGCGGACATTGGCCAACTGATGGAAACGGAAGCAAAAAAGAGAGGCTATAAAGTGATCAAGAATCTCGGTGGTCATGGTATCGGACGCAGTTTACACGAAGATCCAGATGAGCTGCTCAATTATAGGAACAAATTTGATCAAAGGCGGTTTAGAAAAAATTCAATTGTTGCGATCGAAACATTTATCTCGACAACATCTACCTATGCAACGGAATTAAATGATGGCTGGACGATGGTCGGTGACAAAGGTGGATACATGGCGCAACATGAACATACAATCATGATTACCGATGGTGACCCAATTATTTTAACGGCAGAAAATGGTATTTTCTGTTAGGAAATTATACCCGAAGAGCTATTGTCTTTTACTGTCTCAGACGATACCTCTTCGGGATAAATTACCTTTATAGGGAACTCTTTTTACACTGGTCTCTCCATAAAATCTAAAAGACTTATCTTCAACTGTTTTTGCTCCATCAAACGAAGAATCAATTCATCCACCTTTTTTGTCGATTTGACCACCATGGTAAATAACTTATCATCGAGATCAAAGGAGATGGATATCACTGTCGGAACGAGCAAAAAAATATATGTTTCCAGTTCTTTCCTGCGTAGTAGCACTCCTCTTCCTACTGCAAATAATTGTATATAACGCATCATAATTATTCAATATAAATCCTACCTTGATTACCTAGCTATTCCTAATTTTACCCCATAGCATTCAACAGCAATGCGATAAGATGAATGTACATTACAAAACAGCTGATTCAATCCCTCCAAGTGCTGCATGATGATCACTTTTTGCTTTCTTTTTTCGAGTATTAGTGCCAGATGATCTGCAAAATCCAGATCATCATCAATAAGTATAAACCGATCGGCGCTAAGCGCGGCAGCCATCTTTTCTATTTTCTCGCTGCTGTGACTTGGATTGATCAGAATCAGCATGTTTGTTGTTTTCATTTCGAGTATTAAGATCGTGAGATTAGAGCCATCCGCCTCCCAAGGCACGGTAAAGGGATGTTATGGCATTAATTTTTTGTGCTTTCACTGTAGCCTGATCCAATTCGGCCTGCAGCCTATTGGTCTGTGCGACGATCACTTCCAGATAAGTTGCCTCATTAAATTTATAAAGCAGCATTGCATTTTGAACCAGCTTGTCCGAACGCTCTACCTGCAAGTTGGATGTCTCCAGTTGTTCCCCCAGTTTATCAATCTGAATCAGTGCATCAGACACTTCACCAACGGCTTTTAACATGGTCTGTTTGAAATTCAATTCCATTTGGTCCTTTGCAATTTTTGACTGCTCCAAACGTGTCTTTAATTGTCTGCCGTTCAGAATGGGCTGTACAATTGTCCCGGTTGCAGCGGCAAACAGTGACCCCGGTAGATTGAACCAATTATTTGCTTTAAATGCATTTAACCCTCCCTGTGCAGTGATATTTAAATTTGGATACATACTTGCTCGTGCCACGTGTATCGTTGCCAGGCTCCGCCGGATATCTAATTCGCTACTGCGCAGATCCGGCCGATAGCTCAACAGGTTTGCAGGGACACCCAGTGAGAGATTTGCCGACGACTCCACCTGATCCAATCGCATGATCCTTTTTACTGGCCCCGGCACTTCCCCAACCAAAATACTTAAAGCATTTTCCTGCACCTGAATCCCAGCCTCTAAGGCTGGAATCCGTTTGGCAATCTGATCCCGTGTCACTTCCTGCTGTTGTACCGACAAGATATTTGCCATCCCCAATTCGACCTGTTTGTTAAGGATAAATAAGGTGCTATCTGCAAATGCTAAATTGCGCTGCGATATTTCCAGCTGCCGATCCAACAGCAGCAGGTTGTAGTAGCCTTGAACAACCTCAGCGACCAAACGTGTTTTGATCGCGCGGACAGCTTCCTGAGTTTTGAGAAGATCCACCAAACTCTCCTGCTTTTGTCCATTCAATTTACCCCAAATATCAGCCTCCCAAGAAATCTGAATTGAGGAGGTATAATCCATGGTATATTTTTGGCCCATAAATTGACTGGCCATCATACCGTTCATACTGTTGCCCGAAGGACGGTTAATTCCCACATTAGCAAGATTCGCATTCACAAGTGGCACATTCAGCCACTTGGATTGCTTATACCCTTCTGAAGCAAATTCAATCTGCTTTAGGGCAACTTTCAAATCATTATTTTTCTTTAATGCGCTATCCAGTAGCGCAACGAGCATCTCATCTTTAAAAAAATCACGATAGGAGATCTTCGCGATACTACTATCAGCTTCATGCTCGTCCTGATTTCGGAAATGATCAATCGGTTTAATTTCCGTTCCGGTATAGTGTGGTACACGGCAGGCATTCACCCCTATTACCGTTGTCAGAAAGACTACACTATACCAGCAATTTCTTTTTATCTGTTTCATTTTATCTGATCATTAATTAGTAGTCCCACTCGCTTTCATCCAACTCGCGTCCATTCAATCGTTCGTGGAAGTACTGAAATACCACAAAGAGTACAGGTGTAAGGAATATCCCCAATACCGTACCCACCAGCATGCCGAAAATAGCGGCATAACCAATGGAATGATTCCCCATTGCCGAAGGTCCCACGACAAAAACGAGTGGCACGATCCCCGTAATAAAAGCCAATGAAGTCATTAAAATAGGTCTTAGCCGTGCTTTTGCACCTTCTACCGCGGCAGCAATCAAACTTTTCCC
The window above is part of the Sphingobacterium sp. ML3W genome. Proteins encoded here:
- a CDS encoding metallophosphoesterase produces the protein MINRKKFIQLGGLGIGGLLVNKSLASASITSTKSTVLKTDKVKFGVIADLHHDLMHDGARRAKLFIDAMKRENPDFIISLGDFCFPKAENKELMDIWSGFTGERHFVIGNHDTDGGFTKKQVTDFWNSPAPYYSFDKQGFHFVILDGNEKSQTKKIEGYPRSISQQQLEWLKKDIGSTKNRVIIFCHQGLDNDDGGLENGMAVRYLLEQLNIEAGFNKILLVLTGHHHLNYHNEINGIHYVQINSASYYWAGDTFESKAFDGEFYKKHNILRRTLVYQDPIWATVSIDHKKNIHIQGAETTMAGIPLSQVGIDIHKDVYPISSKIDDRHLRY
- a CDS encoding TonB-dependent receptor; amino-acid sequence: MNKIIIYLLLFIPGTLLAQGQHKAEVYGKIFSSDGKPIPGITVKLLPQDITVSSRTNGSYQFKSLKPGPARLEISAVGLQSLVREIQIADDKNRISDIYLNENQSTLQEIVINGNGANKYTKKQSLYVSKMPLNNLENSQSYTVITKELLKSQLNTNYDDALANVSGIDKLWASTGRPGDGVTYYTLRGFSTQVAMVDGVVGIASTSPDPANLESIEVIKGPSGSLYGGAAVGFGGLINNITKKPLDTVGGRVNYLFGSYAQHRVTADVYGPLTTDKKLLGRVNTAFSNVGNYQDAGFNRSFFIAPSLLYRPNEKLDIQLYVDLFQSKATNPLMVFLNRSRQLFARTPDELQFDFNKSYTNDDVTFKNPTTNVRGNVTYRFNEQWTSNTTVNYNRRKSDGYFQYIMYLQEKNDTLIDRYVADQNYTANNFNAQQNFVGDFHIGELRNRLLVGVDYLYQQAESHNSPYILFDQLNTSIDDPRYTRFNAANIEAAIAASTGVKTNTRSRNQVLGAYVSDILDLTPQLHLNVALRVDYFDNKGTYNFDKDTTMGAYNQTAFSPRAGLVYEFVKDKVSFFANYQNGFKNVAPIPPPHPSVSGDFKPQQASQWETGVKFNLLNNKLGLTASYYDITVDNMLRTESRVIDGQTYNITVQDGTRLSRGIDFDLTAAPIQGLNVIFSYSFNDSKTTKAAASVNNLRPTEAGPKHLSNLWANYIVQKGTLKGFGIGAGLNYASENLITNSVPTGIFTLPSYMLFNASLSYGYKQFEFAVKGNNLTNQTYFKGWTTVNPQMPRNILGSVAYQF
- a CDS encoding nitroreductase family protein; protein product: MALLETLEWRYATKKYDSTKKVDQNDVDKIIEAARMAPSSSGLQPFRVVLITDQQLKEQIVPVAWGQQIIAESSHLLIFAAWDKYTDERIDATFDHMNNHRGLPLDTTDEYKNRLKEMFAALTEEQQAAHAAKQAYISFGMAIAQAAELKVDATPMEGFSNVELDKLLGLDKKGLKSVVLLPLGYRLGEEDWLLKLKKFRLPKDEFLIQLP
- a CDS encoding histidine kinase, whose translation is MQDCNNRIILRYLTEKKFRHLRHGLFLVGLLILFANANTNNQFLGNYKTYFSLALWTVFVAMFYINMYVLIPQYFFKGKYEIYTILLILLVTASLLVVMQIAIYIFSIHIPTIERQRTNTMGFVSGLFICIPIILTTTTFKLFKRWIEDNKRISDLKNLALTTELNALKNQIQPHFLFNMLNNVKALIRKDPSMATEVIIKLSDFLRYQLYENDTDKTLLKSEINFIFNFLKLEEIRRDNLRTSLSCTAELERQSIFLPPHLFTAFIENAIKHSVNLRDEHTFIAIHFTQTDEQLCFECENSIDPDLSNTRSKYGGLGLVNAKRRLDLLYGDNYELTISKNDLLYQVKLKIPL
- a CDS encoding LytTR family DNA-binding domain-containing protein, translating into MNCIIVDDEPLAREEMRNLVEEISAIEIMGEFSNALSAMEYLATTSVDLIFLDIEMPTVNGLDFAQSLPKDVLVILTTAYTQYALRGFELDALDYLLKPIKKDRLAKAIDKALTYKNLLNLKENQSTFEDANEDAVFIKSDRKYYKILFGDIRFIEALKDYVVIYTRTNKLITAMNLKTMHQKLPAHIFVRVSKSYLINLSFIDSFDNHTIYIDKFEIPIGEIYREPFFKQYTGGLL
- the map gene encoding type I methionyl aminopeptidase, with product MSITNENELTGMQKASAAVAQTLKAMCDYAKVGMSTKELDEYGAKILEQFGAKSAPALTYNFPGWTCISVDNEFCHGVPSADRLLQEGELINIDVSAELDGFWADNGASFVVGEDIHHHQKLVDASKEILQKTIKNIRGGVKIADIGQLMETEAKKRGYKVIKNLGGHGIGRSLHEDPDELLNYRNKFDQRRFRKNSIVAIETFISTTSTYATELNDGWTMVGDKGGYMAQHEHTIMITDGDPIILTAENGIFC
- a CDS encoding TolC family protein produces the protein MKQIKRNCWYSVVFLTTVIGVNACRVPHYTGTEIKPIDHFRNQDEHEADSSIAKISYRDFFKDEMLVALLDSALKKNNDLKVALKQIEFASEGYKQSKWLNVPLVNANLANVGINRPSGNSMNGMMASQFMGQKYTMDYTSSIQISWEADIWGKLNGQKQESLVDLLKTQEAVRAIKTRLVAEVVQGYYNLLLLDRQLEISQRNLAFADSTLFILNKQVELGMANILSVQQQEVTRDQIAKRIPALEAGIQVQENALSILVGEVPGPVKRIMRLDQVESSANLSLGVPANLLSYRPDLRSSELDIRRSLATIHVARASMYPNLNITAQGGLNAFKANNWFNLPGSLFAAATGTIVQPILNGRQLKTRLEQSKIAKDQMELNFKQTMLKAVGEVSDALIQIDKLGEQLETSNLQVERSDKLVQNAMLLYKFNEATYLEVIVAQTNRLQAELDQATVKAQKINAITSLYRALGGGWL